Within the Neorhodopirellula lusitana genome, the region GGGTTCGCCGCAAGTTGCTCATGCCGCACGCGATCTTCATTTCGATCAAACGCGTCAGTCGCACGACTAACAGTCCCTCAATCTGTTCGATGTTTCGATCGCCAATCGGCTCGGACACCGAGACCTCGCTGCCTTTGCTCGCTTTCTGACCGGCGATCAGAAACTGAATGGCAATGCCGTGATCTGTGCGAAACCCGGGTCGCTCAGATTCCCAGACATACCGGCCTCGGTCAAACTCGACGAACCGCGTCGCTGTCGTCGCTGTGTATAACGACGTCCAAGTCAGTCGTATTTCGCTGGTATCCATGCAAGCAAACGGCGACACCACCACAAAAGGAATAGGCGATTCCGGCTTCCGTCAGCAAACCATGACACCACGCAGCAACATCCCAAAGCGATGCGTTGCCGAGTATCGTGTAATTTCGCCAGGGAATAATCACACAGGTTCAAATGCGCGAGATAGTAAAGTCACTAATCATGCTTAGCACGAGGAGACTTTGCGACGAACGCTCCCCCTTGAGCCCGCACCGGTAGGCGCCCGCCAGCGTCGCTCTCCTTTTAACCTTGTCCGCTCATTTCTCGTTAGCTGTATTCCCGGCTTGGCAACGCAGGTGCTCGATGTTTGATGACTGGTGAACGCAATGCGACACCATTCGCGTCAACCTGAGCCACATCGGGTGCGACAGCGAAATAATATCGACTGAGGAACATCAATCGGTGGGTGGCACCGCACGACTGATGAGTGACGTCGTCAAGCTGAACGGTTCCAAAGAACGCGATAGACTGCCTGAAATCCGAATCGCAGGTCATCGCTATAGCGTCACCAGTCTGAGACACCGCCCAGTCGGTCGAATCGCTGTCAATCGCCAGAGAGGACACCCAAGCTGAACCGGGCAAGAAGACACCGAACAGCAGCCATGCCAAGCCTTCACAAACGGCTACTCCACTGGTTGCGGTGACATCGGTATCGGCCGAGCACTTTAACTTTGCGGCACCCTAACGTCGCCCAAGCCCCCTGCATGGAACGGTTGCCGTCAGCGTCACTTTGCAGGACGCGTTTGATGACGAAATCGACGCCACTCCGACTTTGCGACGGCAACCGCATTGCTACGATCTAAGCCTCCCGTGTAGTATCAATTCGGTCGCGTGAAACGCGGTGAATCCGATCAAAAGACGAATTTGGCAGGAGGCCAGAATTGAATACGTGGACGCAAACGAAGTGGTTACTCGGGACGTTGATGGTCGTCTCACTCGCCTTCCCGTGTGTGCCCTGCAAGGCTGTCGACGCCTTGAATCCGCCTGCGCAATTTGCCCCAACTAAACCGGTTCCCGCCCAACCGTCCGCGACCGGTGCGATCAGCATTGAACAGGTCGAGCGAGCAGTGGCTGAGCTGGAGCAAAGTGCTGAAGTCGCCGTCGACGTCAAATTGCAAGCCGCTGAAAACTACCGTGCCGCGATCAAAAACCTTCAGTCTGCCGCTGACAGTGACGCTCGCCTGCAAGCGATGGCTGGCGAAGCCGAAACCGTTGCGGCTCGCACCGATCAACTGAAGCAGCAACGGGACGCTCTGAAGGACAAGAAGCCCGAGCCGAGTGAAGCATTCACGTTGATGGAAATGGAGCAGCTTTTACCGACAACCGAGTTGCAACTCTCTGCGTTCAAGAAAGCAAGGCAAGACGCCGAGGCGGAGTTGCAATCGCGTGCTGCACGCCGCAAAGAGATCCGCACTCGGATGGCGATCATCCAGGAAAAGATCACGGATGCCACGTCCCAACTCAAGGCAATGCAGGCTTCGGATCCGACACCGCAAAATCAATCCTTATCCGCCCGCTTGCTAACGCGGCGTATCACGCTTGAAAAAGAGACACCAGCACTGGAGGCGGAACTTGCAAAGTACGACGCCGAGGAAGCCGCCGATTTGGTTCGACTGCGAATGGACGTCGCTTCCTGCAGTGCTGCCTATACTGAAAAAGTCATCGCGATATTGCAGCAGAAGATTCATGCCGCTCGTGAGGCTGCGGCCGAAGAATCCGTCCGCACAGCACGTCGTGAAGCCGTCTCCGCCGACCCGGCACTCAAGTTCTACGCCGACGAAAACCAGACTCTGGCTGAAACATCAAAACGCGTTGCGGAGCAGTTGGCTGAAACGGAAGCGGCACTGAGTGCGGCCGCGGAAGTACAAGAAGGTCTGGTGAAGCAATTCGCAAATGCGAAAAAGAAAGTCGATTCGGTCGGTTTGACCAGCTCGGTCGGAGCGTTATTGAGAAAACAAAAGACAACTTTGCCCGATGTCGGAGCCCGCCGCGCCGCAGTAGCAGAGCGTCAAAAGCTAATCAACGATACTCAGTACCAGCTCTTTGAATACGAAGAGGCACAAGAAGAGCTGTCTGAGATGGATGACACGATCAAAAAAATACTGGTCGAGGCCCAAAAAGATTCGACTAAGAACGTGGCATTATTGGACTCAGCTGCTCGTGACCTGATGACGCGAAAGCGAGAGTACTTGGCCGATTTGGTACGTAGCTCCGGCCAGTACTTCGATAAGCTGATCGAACTCGATACTGTTGACCGGCAAATCATCAAACTAGAAGCCGATTACGAAAGCTACATCGACCAGCGCGTGTTATGGATTCGCAGCAGCGCGCCGCTGACCGCCGGTGTGACGGTTGAAGACTCTGCGAAGTCGTTTGTGATGCTCGGTTCGTGGATGGAAGCGGGAACCCAGTTGATTGCCGACGCCAGACGATCGTACGTTCTCTACGTCGCTTGTTTGTCGATGTTGGCGTTGTTGTTGTTCCGAGGTCGAGCGATTCGTAAGACGATCCGCGAGATCGGTGGTTTGGCCGAGAAAGTGAATTGCCGTTCGATCGTCCCCACTCTTCGGGGCCTTTGGCTTACAGGAATCGTGTCGCTGGCATGGCCATTGATCTGTCTTTTCCTTGGTTGGCGACTCGAACGAGCCGCGGGAGATTCAGACTTTACTGCGGCGATCGGCCAAGGACTCCAGACGACCGCGATCGTTTGGGCGTCGATTGAATTGCTGCGTCAAATCACGCGAACCAAAGGCGTTGGCGAATCTCATTTTCGCTGGTCAAGCAACGCAACCACAGCGATTCGCTGCGAAGTCAAACTGTGCAGCGTCTTGGTCCTTCCAACCGTCTTCATCACCGCAACACTGATTGCAGGCGACGGAGTCCACCAACGCGGGGATGTTCAACGATTCGCATTCATGCTCGGCATGGGAATTCTTGCGTATGTCATTTTTCGGCTGCTAAGACCAACGGGCATCCTGCGTGACTATTTGTCGTCCAATGCGAGCAGCTTCGTTGCCAAAGTAAAATATGCATTTCCGTTGGCTGGTGTATCCTTGCCGATTTCCTTGGCGCTACTAACTGCGGCTGGGTACTTCTATACCGCGCAAACTCTGTTTTGGCGTTTGTTCGCGACCTTTGTGTTTGTAACGACGTTGATCGTAGTGCGGGCCGTCCTGTATCGGATGCTGTTGCTGCGACGTCGTCATCTGAGCATGGAACAGGCACGCGAGCGAGCTGCCGCGGCGAAACTGGCCGGCGAGAACGGTGGCGATCCATGCTCCGTTGCTGGCATTGTTACCGAGAACAAACAAGCGGACATTTCTGCTCATAGCTTGCAGTCTCGCAATCTTGTCAGCACCGGCATGTCGGCGGCGATCCTGGTTGGCATGTGGATGATTTGGATTCAGGTGTTGCCTGCTCTTAGCATGGTCGGCAACTACCCGCTGTGGGGAAAAACCGATTCTGTCGCAACCGCCTCCGCGCCTTCGATGCCGATGTCACCCATGGCCTTATCCAGCCCCACCAGTTCCACCACGGCGCCAACCACCATTGGATCCGATGACTCGCTTGCCGAATCAGTCACCCTTTCCGACTTGGCTCTAGCGATCTTAATTGTCGTCGTCACGATCGTCGTCTTTCGCAACGGCCCTGGCTTGCTTGAAATCTCGGTCCTGCAACAGCTTCCGTTTGACGCATCGGTTCGTTATGCGATCACCACACTGGTCAGCTATGTGATTGTGATGGTTGGGACCATCGCGGCGTGTTCGACGATTGGTTTGCAATGGTCTCAGATCCAGTGGTTGGCCACCGCGTTGACCTTTGGATTGGCGTTTGGACTGCAAGAGATGTTCGCCAACTTCGTTGCTGGACTGATCATTTTGCTGGAACGCCCGATTCGTGTCGGTGACATCGTTACCGTAGATGATGTGACGGGTGTGGTGTCACGAATCCGCATTCGGGCGACATCGATCACGAACTGGGATCGCAAGGAGTACGTGGTCCCCAACAAGGAATTCATCACGGGACGTCTCTTGAACTGGACGTTGTCGGATAAGGTCAACCGCATCGTCGTCGAGGTGGGACTTGCCTATGGAGCCGACACCGAACTTGCTCGCGAGCTCTTGCTTAAAGCCGCCAACGACCATCCACTTGTACTGAAAGATCCTGCGTCCGTCGCATCGTTTGAAGGCTTCGGCGACAACTCACTGAACCTCTTGCTGCGAGCTTTCCTTCCCACCCTGGACAATCGTTTGCAGGTCATCACGGAGTTGCACACGGCGATCAATCGTTCGTTCCGTGCAGCAGGCCTCGAGATCGCGTATCCACAACGCGACTTGCACATTCGCACAGTGGCCAACGCCAACATGCTTGGGCTGCAGTCCGGTCTTGATCAACAAGACGATCAGATGCGTGACGCTGCATGAAAAAATGACCGCTCGGTGACAACGAGCTCCACATCAGTCTCTACAACTGGGTAGGGAACTTCGCCGCAACCCGCTACAATCCTGCGGTTCAATCTCTCAATGGCGAATCCTCGTTCTTATGGAGATCCGTTTCGGACCCCCCTTACGTCAAGGATTGTCATGAAAATCGCTGCCTCCGCCCTAAGTGATCGTGGCTTGAAGCGGGACGGAAACGAGGATCAATATCTTATCGATGAGTCTCTCGGGCTCTACATGGTTTGCGATGGCATGGGTGGCCATGCAGCAGGCGAAGTCGCAGCCGAGCGAGCGATTGAGTTCACTTCAAAGCACATCTCGTCTCACGCTCAAGATTTGAACTCGGAGGTAGAAAAACC harbors:
- a CDS encoding mechanosensitive ion channel domain-containing protein, producing the protein MNTWTQTKWLLGTLMVVSLAFPCVPCKAVDALNPPAQFAPTKPVPAQPSATGAISIEQVERAVAELEQSAEVAVDVKLQAAENYRAAIKNLQSAADSDARLQAMAGEAETVAARTDQLKQQRDALKDKKPEPSEAFTLMEMEQLLPTTELQLSAFKKARQDAEAELQSRAARRKEIRTRMAIIQEKITDATSQLKAMQASDPTPQNQSLSARLLTRRITLEKETPALEAELAKYDAEEAADLVRLRMDVASCSAAYTEKVIAILQQKIHAAREAAAEESVRTARREAVSADPALKFYADENQTLAETSKRVAEQLAETEAALSAAAEVQEGLVKQFANAKKKVDSVGLTSSVGALLRKQKTTLPDVGARRAAVAERQKLINDTQYQLFEYEEAQEELSEMDDTIKKILVEAQKDSTKNVALLDSAARDLMTRKREYLADLVRSSGQYFDKLIELDTVDRQIIKLEADYESYIDQRVLWIRSSAPLTAGVTVEDSAKSFVMLGSWMEAGTQLIADARRSYVLYVACLSMLALLLFRGRAIRKTIREIGGLAEKVNCRSIVPTLRGLWLTGIVSLAWPLICLFLGWRLERAAGDSDFTAAIGQGLQTTAIVWASIELLRQITRTKGVGESHFRWSSNATTAIRCEVKLCSVLVLPTVFITATLIAGDGVHQRGDVQRFAFMLGMGILAYVIFRLLRPTGILRDYLSSNASSFVAKVKYAFPLAGVSLPISLALLTAAGYFYTAQTLFWRLFATFVFVTTLIVVRAVLYRMLLLRRRHLSMEQARERAAAAKLAGENGGDPCSVAGIVTENKQADISAHSLQSRNLVSTGMSAAILVGMWMIWIQVLPALSMVGNYPLWGKTDSVATASAPSMPMSPMALSSPTSSTTAPTTIGSDDSLAESVTLSDLALAILIVVVTIVVFRNGPGLLEISVLQQLPFDASVRYAITTLVSYVIVMVGTIAACSTIGLQWSQIQWLATALTFGLAFGLQEMFANFVAGLIILLERPIRVGDIVTVDDVTGVVSRIRIRATSITNWDRKEYVVPNKEFITGRLLNWTLSDKVNRIVVEVGLAYGADTELARELLLKAANDHPLVLKDPASVASFEGFGDNSLNLLLRAFLPTLDNRLQVITELHTAINRSFRAAGLEIAYPQRDLHIRTVANANMLGLQSGLDQQDDQMRDAA